The genomic window CCCAAGCAACGACCCCGTCAACCGTCCCGGTTCATATGAACGTGCAAAGCAACTTGTACAGCACATAATGACTGAATATTCGTATATATATGCAGCCGACTTTGGACGCTTGCGGCAAGACGAGGCGCGTTTTGAAATTTCTGTTAAGGATGCATTGATAACAGGAGCCATTGATTTGCTTATGCTCGAAGATCCAAAAAGAGGTATTATTACAGCGGATGTTATCGACTTTAAGTCGATGGAAACACCTGAGGACGTTGCATCTTATGATTGGCGGGATATGTCTGTTCAGGTGCAATTATACTCAAAGGCGGCAAAAGAGGTTTTAGGCGAAAATGTGGAAACAGGTTATATACATACATTAAAAGACAATCAGCGTACTGCTGTGCCAGTGGACAACCAATCCGTAAACAACGCCATCGGTGTTATTGAATGGGCTGTCAAAGGGATACTCATTGGTGACTTTCCTATGAGAGCTTGTCAACAGAACTGTGTTAGTTGCGACTTTAAGGCAATGTGCGCTCAAAAGCTCCAAGCCTTCAAAAACACGGAAACCCCTCCGCAAATCAACACTCCAGCGGGTTTGAAAACTATCGCCGCGTTGGACATTGAAAGTGAGGGAGGTTATTAATGAGATTTGAATTTGAAGCAGTAGACATATTTTCAGGCTGCGGAGGTGTATCCTGTGGACTTACTTTGGCTGGTTTTAAAGTAAAAGCTGCGGTTGAAATTGATCGTAGCGCAGTAGAAACCTATCAAAGCTATCAACCGCTTAGCATGGTAAAAGTATTGCATGATGACATTTGCAATTTGAGCGGTTGGGAAATACTTAAAGCCGCTGATATAAAAAAGGATGACATATATTTGTTCGCTGGCTGTCCTCCATGCCAAAACTTCTCACGTAAAAACCCAAAAAACATAAAGAAAACCCTTGCTGAACGCAAAAAACTTTTATTTGAGTTTTTGCGAATAATCGAGGAATTGGAACCACCGTTCATACTGATGGAGAATGTGCCAGGCCTTAAGACCAAATCCAACAAGGAAATCCTCGACGAATTTCTAACTCGTCTGAGAAAGAGATATTTGGTGGTAGAAGGCATTCTTAACTCTGCTGACTACGGAGTTCCGCAGATACGTAAGCGATTTGTGCTACATGCCGTGCGAGAAGACATTCACAAGGAATTGAATGATAGCGGGTTTCAATTCGAGTTTCCGAAGCCAACTCACTCAGAGAAAGAAACTGACGGTTTACTCCCGTGGAAAACGGTACAAGAAGCCATCGGTGATCTACCGCCCATTAGAGCGGGTGAAACCTACGTGGATCCCGAAGGGAAAATTCACAATCATAAGTGCGCTAATTTGAGCGATATCAACCTTCAGCGCATACGGGCAATCCGGGCCAACGGTGGTTCGCGTGACGGATTACCAGAAGATTTGGTCTTGGAGTGCCATAAAAAAAAGGATGCTAATGGCAATGTCTTTTCAGGACATAAGGATGTTTACGGTATTATGGATGCTAACAAACCAGCACCTACAATGACAGGAGGATGCCTAAGCTATTCAAAGGGGCGCTATGGACACTACGAACAGGATAGGGCAATTTCAATTCGTGAAGCGGCTCGTTTGCAAACATTTCCAGACAATTTCATATTCAGTAACTCGCTTACAGCGGCTGCTCTGCAAATTGGCAATGCTGTACCGATAGACCTTGTAAAGGCGAGTGCTATAGTACTGAAACAAGCAATGTATATAGTAAAAGAGAAAAGAATTAAAAAAAAACGCAGCTGATTTTTTGAGGTATTGGAGGAAGGGGCTAAACAAGCTGAGGGGTTCAACAGGAAGTGATTTTGTTACGGAGGTAGCTGTACCATGACAAATGATAAGAAGCGCTTTTGCTTAACTGATAAGTGCGACATATACTTTGAAAACTCGCTTATATCTAAAGAGCTAATTGTCAAAAAGTATGCCGAATTTTTCATGTCCGCTTTGTCTGGTAATGGCCATTCAGTCAGCGTAGCGTTGCATACGGGTTCCATTTGCTTTGATATTGTATCGTTTATTATGGTTGCATTAGCATCTGTATCGTTTGATAGGACTAACTCCGAATCGATTATTGATTCTTTAAATGAAGGTGATATTGTTCTGTTCAGAAATGGTCGGTATCGTTGGCGTGGATTGGATTTCAGAGATGGAACCCAATACATTACTCTAGAGCAGGATGGCAGAGGGAAAAACGGAAAAACAATTTCTTGGATTCCGTTTGAGGATAATAAAAACTTAATAAAACCCTACTATGGGACTTCAAGCTTGACCGACGGAAGAGGAATAAGGCGACAAGATAACAAAAGAGCTGATTTCATTTCGCATATATTGGGAGTTCCAGTAACAGAGGTGCCAAGTGTTACTGGTGCTTCTGTGGTTATTGTTACCGAACGTGACACTTTTGCCCGTTTATCTAAAGGTTTACGCATTTCTTATGGAGACAACATGAGCGTAGGATTGCTGGATATAGTTACAGCATCGTATTATGCGGACAGCGGTGAAGAATATCAACTAGGTAACAATCCAGCAAAAACAGAACCAGTATTGAAGATAACGAGGAAAATATCGACCGCTCGTGAGTTGGTGTTAGAGAAACATGGAAATACAACAGTCGGGTTGATGGTTATCGGTGCAGATGCAGTATCAAATGGTGGTTCCGAACTGATTGACCTCTTGGGAAGAAAAACTCTTAAATTTTCTCATATTGCGGTAGAAATTGATTCAGAATGTGCGAAAGATATTATTGAATCGCAGGGGGGAGCTGCAGTATTTGCGTGTACAAGGGAATTTCTGTTGCAAAATTCTCTTCCTCCACAAGAGATAAATAACCTAACCCTTGAACTTGACAGACAAATTGAGAATATTGTTAATAATACAGTTAAGACAGAGATTGTTGATGGCGGATGCTCATGGGAAAATTTTCGTAAAATCAAAGAAGCGTTATATGCAATAAAGAACTCTGAATGGAATGACGATAATAAGAACTCTTTTCTAATTAAAGCATATTCCCTCCTTAACCTCTTAATCACAGCTGTATTTCCTATTGA from Candidatus Cloacimonadota bacterium includes these protein-coding regions:
- a CDS encoding PD-(D/E)XK nuclease family protein; translation: PSNDPVNRPGSYERAKQLVQHIMTEYSYIYAADFGRLRQDEARFEISVKDALITGAIDLLMLEDPKRGIITADVIDFKSMETPEDVASYDWRDMSVQVQLYSKAAKEVLGENVETGYIHTLKDNQRTAVPVDNQSVNNAIGVIEWAVKGILIGDFPMRACQQNCVSCDFKAMCAQKLQAFKNTETPPQINTPAGLKTIAALDIESEGGY
- a CDS encoding DNA cytosine methyltransferase, which translates into the protein MRFEFEAVDIFSGCGGVSCGLTLAGFKVKAAVEIDRSAVETYQSYQPLSMVKVLHDDICNLSGWEILKAADIKKDDIYLFAGCPPCQNFSRKNPKNIKKTLAERKKLLFEFLRIIEELEPPFILMENVPGLKTKSNKEILDEFLTRLRKRYLVVEGILNSADYGVPQIRKRFVLHAVREDIHKELNDSGFQFEFPKPTHSEKETDGLLPWKTVQEAIGDLPPIRAGETYVDPEGKIHNHKCANLSDINLQRIRAIRANGGSRDGLPEDLVLECHKKKDANGNVFSGHKDVYGIMDANKPAPTMTGGCLSYSKGRYGHYEQDRAISIREAARLQTFPDNFIFSNSLTAAALQIGNAVPIDLVKASAIVLKQAMYIVKEKRIKKKRS